CAGCACTCTCTTTCTTATCtcgaccttcttcttctttatttggCTTAATTAAGTCTCTACCGTATGTTTTAATTCTCTCTTATCTCTGCCTCTCTATTCTATATATAAACGTATCATTGCGAGTCATAGTGATCAGATCAATATAAGAGAGACTTGTGAATTATTAAAGATGTTGTCTTCTCTAGTTTCTTCAACgctatttcttcttctcctgGTGTTTTTGCTTCATATGGATGACGCATTTTGTGCTCAAACTGAGATCCGTAAACTTAGTGagccttttcttttctttatctaTGGTTTATTATTAGTAAAAGACATGCTAACATTAAAATATTGGATCCAGGAACAAGTGTTCACATACTTTTTGTTCgttagatttaattatatatttgaaaaaaatcatatcTTCCTACGTCTCTTTTTACCACATTCAGATGTGAGGACGAATATTTTCATGATTAATAGAAAAAATCATGTCttctattaataatttaaatctttttgatcatttttaacTATTATACAATACATCTTTCAAAGTTGTGAGGTGTGCTATTTAGTTACGTGCTTACTATTTCACTTTGTTACTAATTAATTAGTTcaatatatagataaataagattaatatttatattacccAGAGCCGTGACTACTAACAAGAATTTAAAACATCGGCTTAGGCCATTTCTTTTTGTTGAACTTTCACATAGGGCATATTACTAAATTGTTATTTGGTTTGACCTAttagtaaaaactaaaaacacttTTTTGAACTGTAATCACTTGAACATAGACTATtattgatattattataaatcttTTGCTATAATACAACTttaattctaaaattatttaattttcacctcaattttttttctatcttaATATTAGTTTTGTATATTTGATAGAAAACATCTTGTTCATCAACATAAATCCccaataaaattattagaaatagtttctcttaatatattaatatttattctaaatttcaTTATTAGTATTAAAGATTATATTTGAATgttacattttatttaaaaactataaatattttttaaagttagatCTAGActaataaaatttgataaatattaaattatgtttcacgaaaaatatatttgttatttaagtGGAAAACAATTAGTTAAAAAGCTATGAACATATTTGGCTTcactaaaattttctttttggctTCTGGCATCAAAAGATACCTTCGCACGGCTCTGATATTACCATAGGCTTGATGATGCTTGACGCTATAAACTGAAGTGTGAATTATATGGGTGATGCAGAAGAGACGATCAATGCGAGGAGGAATTTGGAAGGCGATGACCAAAGAAGCTCCAAGATGTGGATTCCACCGAGCAGATCAATCCATTGCGGGGGCGGGAAAGCTTTTGAAAACATGGCGACCACTTATCGTACTGATCATGGTCATCTTCCAGGAGGATACTTGTCTTCTCTCTGTCAGCCATGCATCTCTTACTTCTCCAACTGTTATCATTTTACGTGCAGTACTACCGTAAACTGTCAATCCATCAACGGCTCACCACCGACGTGCACACGCTATGAGAACTGTAATCCCGCAACTGGCAACTGATCCGACTATAAAACTTTGTTATACATACATatcgtctgtttttgttttctattgttCTTCGTTTCATATATATGCTTGTGTcataccaaataaaataaaataatatatatatgcttgTGTGTtgccatatatattttatcggATGCAAAATCTAATACATGTGTATGATCTATCCTAGTATCtgtttaacatttgtatattcaTGGACCATACATGGCCAATCTCGATTAATAAAAACGTTGTTTATCTTCTGGTACTAGTGTTTGCTTCTCGTTAATAGATATTGGTTAGTTCTTCAGATCTTGGAAAACCGAACCCAAGCACATATATACTAGTCCAAGGAGCATAAAGCCATGTTCCTCTATAGAACATATAACTCATGACTTACCAAAACGAAATCTGTAGTAAAAAGAAGCAAAGGCTATTTTTTGCATATATGGGACTATTGAGAACCCATTTTTATGCCTTCATAACTTGAGTCTTGCAATAGAATgcgatttcatattttatttatataaatagaataaGCATGAACAAATACAtagattttaataaaagaaaaagctaTAACATGTTATCTTTTGAACTTATATTCagagaaaactataaaatattaccAAATTCATAATTTGTCACCTTttaatccaaaatttaaaatttattgttttgcAATTTTATGAATTTATGACGATTCTACAAAACTTTGATAGAGAAATTGATAGATATAGAATAATTAAGAACTGTAAATATTTCTTGATCATATTACTCCTTTTATATagcttaattaatttaattataattattttgtataatttattttgttcataATTTGGTTTATATTATAATCGGTTTAAATTTGTTGTTAACAATTAGTGTTAAGTATTTTTCtttagataacatatattttgaacatttttataattatttttgttattatatttattgtatgatgtataacatttttatattttttttatgtaatggCTATTAATATTGAATTATTATGttacttaaataaatgatatatttataatttaggaataaataaattaatcagttaatttaaattatttattattgattgaaatgttttgcattatttaaatttgtaaaaagtaagttcaattaatttttcgttgttttataaattatttcaattatttaattgatctaaataatttgaaagaaaattgctagaaattattaaaaagatgagatctaatattttatattagtcgattaattattgtgttgtttggaaacatgaataatagtataaaaaagagtatattgtttggaaacatgaatagtaATACGAAGAAATGAATATTAGTGATTTAATGTATGTTTCAcgataaagtaaaaaaaatgtatttaatttaaaaatttacaacATAAAAGTTAGGTCTAACgtaatgtttctgttttaataaaatagatttggaTGGTGATGTAGAGATAACACTATCAGTCTATCACAAATGTAAGGACGTGGGTTTTGGAACAAAATTCTAGTGCTCCGGTTAATATGGCGGTTGAAGACGAAGACATATACACATTTCAAACATGAAAATTAACGATGTATGCTGTTTTGATTTACAATACATATGTAACTGCGTTGACGTTTCCGGTTCGGAGAAGAGCCATGTCCGTAGTTTTTTAGATATGACAGCTTCTACCTTTTGAAAAGTAGATAAAAGCGGTTGCGTGTGTTGAGCTGAGCACTAAAACTATGTCTCTTTCGTAGGATCCACGTTAAGGATTTCTGCACTACTTTCCATCTTACAAACTTGATCACAAAGTGGAAAAGATCGAAGATGAACCAGATGATGAAGACCGGAGCTGTTTCTGATCCTCGTTCGAGGCTCAAGTGGGACATATTCCTCAGTTTCCAAAGAGACAGAAACCACAGTTTCACGGATCGTCTCTATGAAGCGCTCATCAAGGCACATGTCCGGGTAAGGAACGGTGACGTGGGACGCAAGGATCAGAAGCTGGGTCCAAGTCTTGTGGACGCTATGGAGGATTCAGTGGCTTTCATTTTCATCTTATCCCCTGACTATGCCAAGTCTCGCTGGTGCCTTGATGAATTAGCCAAGCTCTGCGATCTGAGAGCATCGCTGGGTCGTCCTATATTACCAATCTTTTACGAGGTTGATCCATGGCACTTACGGAAACAGAGTCCTTTCGAAAAAGACTTTGAAGAGCACGCGAAAAGATTTGGCGAGGAGGAGATAGAAAGATGGAGGGGAGCTATGAATGGATTCTTACACAAACTTATGGTCATCTATAATTCCCTTGTTAACGGTGAGAGGTATGGAAAAGAGGAAGCGTTTCTGTCTCAGGTATGCATTTCAAGTGGCAGTGTAtgcattgtggagagaaagaaacagAGTTAAGCATGGAGAGAAGTTGATGCCTTGGACAGTTTAAAGGAAAATTCTTGACAAGGGAGTGAGGAACAAGCTGAGTATTTTACAAGCTAATAGAGTTAAAGGGATGGAGAGGGGATTGCAAACCTGGTTTGGAGCTAGagattgaagttttttttaacaaagtttGAAGTATAGGAATCACAAGTTTGTATAGCCTAAAGGTTGCACTAGTTGTATAAAGgtattttttgatgaataaaatttaacattcattcaaaaaaaaaaaaaaagaatgtagtCGGACATATCTCCGGATTTGTGTAAAGGTACATGAGGACTCCCGTATCTTCATCTTCAGTCTTATTCCTCTGCATATTTACATAATACTAGACAACATGTTGCATCGTATGATTGGTATAGATTTTGATATATACATCTCATCTAAGACATGTCATAAGTCACAACGCTCCAACATCAAAACTAATTGTTGATCTAGCTGTccccttcttttctttcttcaaatcttggatCATCCTGTGTTTTAGGTATGTTTCTTGAGAATCAATCTCCTCATTTTCATTTCCTATGACTCAACATCCTTTGCTACTTCCAAGAAACCAGTGTATGTAAATGTAACCGCTCTCTCCTATCAAAATTCTTTTCACCAACTAATGTAGAACAATATAGAAGAAGAGATTAGTATTCAGCTTCGTTCGCAATCTGAATTCTTATGCTATTTTGTGAGAATTTAACCTAGAGTTTCGTGTAAAAGTATTAACATTTAACATCTTCTCCACAAATGAACACACACATCGACACACACACATAAATAGGAGATTAAGAGCTTGACTGGTTtttccgctaccacccgcaaacgcagcttgcAGTTGGTAGCGGTTTACAgcttcgaaacaatcatacaaactgCTGCAAATCGcgctccgaacctcttaaaatcaaaagctggttccagctagcatTTGCGGCTGCggacggttgcgggaggataatttttttttctttttctttaaaaaccatataaatacaaaaataaaaatattcaataaatttttcaaaatggaattataaaaatactaaaatatatctattatattttaattaatattataaaattttaaaataaaatattttctataattttaaaaatttaaaactataactttgaaaatataatttacatatttattataatattatgatttttgatatttttataattatataaaatgtaaatattgttaatttattatttaaccgctacTGTATTtagtagttaaccagtcataagtatcccgcaaacgcaccaatttctaaccgcagaaccagtcgtataaatctcttaaaactgctagaaaccgcaaccacctgCATCCGCAAACACCCGCAGCCGCAACCgtaaccgctgcgtttgaaccagtcaggccctaaagggaaaattttatatttaccattttcatggtactattattcatttttaccaccactaaatgaatatttttaaaaatacattcttcaattttatttttatttttagtttttttttaatttttatttcaattttattcATCTTCTCAGAAACAGAAAcattctataatttttattaaaaaatacattctttACCACCATATCCgtaattttattctttatttatttaactaattatTGTCGCAATTTCCcagatttaaaatgtaaaatatgagaCCGGTGAATCTTATGAACTCAAAACAACAACCTTGGAACTGAAGAACAAATAACTCAGTTAGCTTATTGtctctctttgtttctttattcTTACACACGAGAGAAACATCCTCTGTTTCACTTGGGTAAGAGTCAAGACTGAATGATCCCTACCTAGAAGATCATTTCTTGACGTCCCAAACCCTCTGATTCGTCTAGTGTCTTTGAAAGACGCTAgcttttttgttataattgaaCATGAGACTAGACTATTAATTAATCAATTTTCACCTGACTTTGGTCTCCGCTACCGACAAACAGTCACAGCCAACGCTAAGCTTTTGTCCCACTGTAAGAATAAAAGAAATGGCATCACAACTTTAACAAATATCTCAAAAGTTAGGTCCCTTTATCACCGAAAGTTTTCTCTCTTGACTTCACCAACAACCTTTCTACGAGAGTTGATCGGCGATATGGAGACCGAAGTCATCACCAAACCGCACAGACTCAAGTTCGACGTCTTCCTCAGCTTCCGAGGCGAAGACACGCGCCACACCATCACCGAGCGCGTCTACGACGCTCTCCACCGAAAAGAGAAAGTCCGCGTCTTTCGCGACGACGAAGGTATGCAACGAGGCGACGAGATCAACCCGAGCCTCGTCGCAGCCATGGAAGACTCTGCAGCCTCCGTCGTCGTTTTATCCCCTCGCTACGCTGACTCTCACTGGTGCCTTGACGAGCTAGCTACCCTCTGCGATCTGCGAGCATCTCTGAGACGCCCGATGATACCAATCTTCTACGAGGTTGATCCCTCTCATGTCCGTAAACAGAACGATCATTTCGCTAAGGACTTTGAAGTACATGCTAAAAGGTTTAAGGAGGACAAGATACAGCGGTGGAggaaagctatgactttggtcGGAAACCTCTCTGGATTTGTTTGCAAGTAGGATTCCATTACAAAGTTGAGTTATGTTTttgcaatgttcaagaaattgcTAGAATTGGATTAGCAATTAGGAGAATTATTAGGAACCTAGAttgatttattataatattttacatttataagatatttaaatttttggatttagttataaaataattttgatgaattataaagttagatatacaaaacaaaccaaaaattagataaatttgcactaactttaaatttttaaaaaatcgtttTGAATAAGGCCAATTTTATGCCTAGCTAACCTTAGACACTGTCTAGACGGATTTTAAAACCATAGTGTTTTTGAATGTGAATGCTCTTTGTCtgaaattttgtgtttttgttttatggGACTTTGACAGAGAAGACTCTGTTGATGATGAGATGATAGGGCTTTTGGTGAAGAGGGTTTTATCTGAAGTGAGCAACACACCAGAGAACGTTGGAGATTACACCGTTGGCTTGGAGTCACGTGTTGATGATTTGATTAATCTGGTCGACGTTAAATCCACCTCTGACGTTCAAATCCTGGGGCTTCACGGTATGGGTGGTATTGGGAAGACGACCCTTGCAAAAGCCTTTTATAACAAGATCGTTGCAGACTTCGAGTATAGAGTTTTCATCTCAAACGTTAGAGAAAGATCATCAGACCGTGACGGCTTACTCAATCTACAAAAGACTTTGATCAAGGGGCTTCTCCGTTCGCTACCTGAAATAGAAGATGTTAACCGAGGGAGAGACAAGATAAGAGAGAGCGTTTATGAGAAGAAGATTCTTGTGGTTTTAGATGATGTTGATAAAAGAGACCAAGTTGATGCCTTAATTGGTGAGAGAAGTTGGTATAGTGAAGGAACTCTAATAGTCATCACTACCAGAGATGAAGAGATTCTTAATAGTCTCTCTGAGAGACAAAAATATGAAGTCAGGTGCTTGAATGAGGAGCAGGCACTGAAGCTCTTTAGTTATCATTCACTACGGAAAGAAAAACCAACAGAGAGTTTACTAGAGCTGTCCAAGAAGATTGTCAAGATATCAGGTCTATTACCACTAGCACTTGAAGTGTTTGGATCTCTTTTGTATGACAAGAAGGAGGCAAAAGAATGGCAAACTCAGCTAGAGAAGCTCAAAAACACTCAACCAGGCAATCTTCAGGATGTTCTGAAGCTGAGTTTTGATTCTTTAGACGATGAGGAGAAGAATGTGTTCCTGGATATTGCTTGTCTCTTTCTTAAAATGCagataaagaaagaagaaatcGTCGACGTACTGAATGGTTGTGGGTTTAACGCCGAGGCTGCTCTCAGTGTCCTCAGACAGAAGTCTCTTGTTAAGTTCTTGTCAGACGAGAATCTTTGGATGCATGATCAGATTCGAGACATGGGAAGGCAGTTAGACCTTAAAGAAACCCCTGGGGATACTAGAATGCGGAGTAGACTCTGGGACCGTGCTGAAATCATGACTGTATTGAACAATATGAAGgtaatttatttaaatctacaattatatataatttgcaTTCTCATGTTTGTTCTGTAATGGATGATAGGGAACATCATCCATCCAAGGAATTGTACTCGACTTTAAAAAGAAGTTAGCAACGGATCCAAGTGCAGTTGCGTTGGGGAATCTACATGACAATCCAGGCATCAGAACTGTGTTTAGTTACCTGAAGAATAAGTTTGTAGGATTTCCAGCAGAGGAAAAGCCAAAAAGCTCTGAGAACACCATTCCAGTAGAGCCTTTTGTACCAATGACAAAGTTGAGACTccttcagattaatcatgtggAGCTGGCAGGGAATCTTGAACGTCTTCCATCTGAACTCAAGTGGATACAGTGGAGAGGCTGTCCATTAAAGGAGGTACCACTGAATCTTCTTGCTCGGCAACTTGCTGTTCTTGATCTTGCAGAGAGTGCAATAAGGCGCATCCAGAGTCTGCACATCGAAGGGGTAAGCTTCTAATGTAGTttgagtattaatttatgaatttaaCGTGTTTATTGATTTATAAAGTTTCTACTGTAGTTTGAGTCAAAGTCTCACAGTCACTGTTAAGAAACTTCTTTCAGGTGGATGGAAACTTGAAGGTTGTAAACTTGCGTGGCTGTCACAGCTTAGAAGCCGTTCCTGATTTATCAAACCATAAGTCCTTAGAGAAGCTTGTCTTTGAACGATGCATGCGTCTGGTGGAAGTTCCAAGTTCAGTTGGTAATTTGAGAACATTACTTCACCTGGATTTCAGAAACTGTCCAAACCTCACTGAGTTTCTTGTGGATGTTTCTGGACTGAAGAGTCTTGAAAAGCTTTACCTCTCTGGCTGTTCAAATCTGAGTGTCTTACCAGAAAACATTGGTCTCATGCCATGTTTGAAAGAGCTTTTTCTTGATGCAACTGCGGTAAAGAAGTTACCAGACTCTATTTTTCGCCTCGAAAATCTTCAAAAGCTTAGCCTAAAGAGCTGCAGATCTATTCAAGAGCTTCCTATGTGCATAGGAACATTGACATCACTGGAAGAACTAGATCTGAGTAGCACTTCACTGCAAAGTCTTCCGAGTTCTATTGGAGATTTAAAAAATCTCCAGAAGCTGAGTTTGATGCACTGTGCATCCCTTCCAAAGATACCTGACACTATTAAGGAGCTCAAATCACTGAAGAAACTATTTATCTACGGAAGTGCAGTGGAGGAGCTGCCTCTAAGCCTAGGCTCACTGCCATGTTTGACTGACTTTTCAGCAGGAGAATGCAAACTTCTGAAGCATGTTCCAAGTTCAATTGGTGGATTAAATTCTCTTCTAGAACTTGAGTTGGATTGGACACCAATTGAAACTCTACCAGCAGAGATTGGTGACTTGCACTTTATTCAAAAACTTGGGTTGAGGAACTGCAAGTCTCTGAAGGCTCTGCCTGAATCAATAGGAAACATGGACACACTCCATAGCTTGTTCCTTACAGGCGCTAACATTGAGAAACTGCCTGAAACTTTTGGCAAGCTTGAAAACCTAGTCTCACTCCAAATGGACAACTGTAAAATGATCAAGAGGCTTCCTGAATCATTTGGAGACTTGAAATCGCTTCACGGTCTGTACATGAAGGAAACTTCGGTGGTAGAGCTGCCAGAAAGTTTTGGAAACCTCTCGAATCTAAGGGTATTGAAGATACTGAAGAAGCCTCTCTTTAGAAGTTCTCCAGGTACAAGTGAAGAACCTAGTTTTGTTGAAGTACCGAACTCTTTCTCAAACCTCTTGTCACTTGAGGAGATAGATGCTAGAGGTTGGGGGATATGGGGTAAAGTACCTGATGATCTTGGGAAGCTTTCATCTCTCAAGAAACTAGAACTGGAGAATAACTATTTTCACAGTCTTCCATCTAGTCTTGAGGGGTTATGGAATCTTAAATTATTTACATTGTATGACTGCCAAGAGCTGAAGTGTCTCCCCCCTCTTCCGTGGAAACTGGAGAAGCTAAACCTGGCAAACTGCTTTGCGTTGGAGAGTATAGCAGACCTCTCAAAGCTGGAGATCTTGGAAGAGCTCAATCTCACAAACTGTGGGAAAGTGGATGATGTTCCAGGCCTAGAGCATTTGAAGGCTCTGAAAAGGTTATACATGAGCGGCTGCAACTCTAGGTTCTCTGTTGCAGTCAAGAAAAGACTTTCCAAGGTGATTCTGCAAACTCTATATCATTTCAGTTAGTTGTATTTCAGGTTTGTTAACAATCTTTTGAACTCTCACTGCAGGCTTCTTTGAAAATGATGAGGAATCTGAGCTTACCTGGGAACAGAATCCCTGACTGGTTCTCACAAGGCCCTCTCACATTCTCACCTCAACCCAACAGAGAGCTCAGAGGCGTAATCCTGGCCGTTGTTGTGGCTCTTAACCAAGACTGCATAGATGACTACCAGCTGCCTGATGTGATGGAGGTTCAAGCACAAATTCTAGAACTTGATTCACCCTTATACACCCACACATTGCACCTCTCTGGAGTGCCAAGAACAAGTGATGATCAACTCCACATCTGCCGATACCCAACTTTGCACCCAATGGTTTGGACATTTAGAGATGGGTACACCATACAAGTTGTTAAACGAGAACCACCAATCAAACAAGGCGTTGAGCTAAAGATGCATGGGATTCATCTTGTTTATGAAGGGGATGATGATTTTAAAGGTGAGGAACATGTATTGAACGAGACACAGCTCACTGTCTCTCAGAAGCTTGCCAATTTTTTCAGATCTTTTGACGAAGGTGAAGCCAGCTCAGAAAGTGAATCAGCTTGATACTCGCAACAGATGGTTCAGTACTTCAGTCTCTCTCTTACTGTTATTGatggtgtttttaatttttttttttaaatactcttTTCGTATTTGTATGAtaattaaaccataaaacaataaTATGTTGATGTTATGGTGTGAAATGATTGACATCATTGTATCTTTATCATCACAAAGATGCATAACATCATATATCATTGTGACATAGGTGAAgattgttttaatagtttttggtttttatattttggtttttagattttaatattcAGCTTTAGATTTTAGGCTTTggcttttaaattttgatttttgttttggtttttggttttgggttttattatatttttagttttttgaaaaaaactaatGAATTACTTTAACGCAATAGAAAAAATagcaataaaatatttagaagttactattaaaattgatttaaaatataaaaacacattaacatatttttaattactacatttttgaaaatcttatattatactaaatataaatcataagaaCATCTAAATTAATTCCAAAACTTGAATGGcaacttttttgtttttcaaaattaatatataatgttttatttaaaaaatattttatacttttataatttttagttattgtttaatatgtctagtaattattaaaattattcaataatTCTATTTATAGAATTTAGTAACTAATTGTTTACAATTAGTTTACAATTAGTTAATATTATACagaaatatctaattttattttatagatatgaaacacacaaaaaatcaCATTATTAAAGGGGAAATTAGCAGAATTGTCcatattgaaaaaatatataataaaataaaattactaaaaaaaagttacagagtatatatataatggtCCTGAATTTTACATTAACACAACAAACTATTACAGAATTAACTTACATTAACCCAACTCCAATTGCTTGATCTGTAGAGAAAGCTATTATTCGTGAGGTTTCGTTAAGTGTGTTTTGTTGAGTAGTAGCTGTAGATATTATATTGCAAATTTGAAAGGCCTAAAATTAGTAATGTTTAGCAAAAAAAGTGGAATCAAACAATCAGGCCTTATAAAACAAGTTTTTTGCAAAACTAATTTCCTAATATTTAGGGAATCAAAACTTGATTGTATAGAAAATGGtttttaaagaaacaaaaaccaaaaactaatctTGAAACTGAAAACAATCAACCTCATAATCTTACATGACATCAAAAGATTTGCATCAGAGTAAGACTAAGAAAAACAATGTAACACATCCACCATCTCAAGTCAATCCATAATAATcaaatcattttatttcttcAAACCATACTCTTCTTCAAGGAAAATGTCGTCTATAATCCAACTTGATCATTTGTTTAAA
The nucleotide sequence above comes from Brassica napus cultivar Da-Ae chromosome A9, Da-Ae, whole genome shotgun sequence. Encoded proteins:
- the LOC106367550 gene encoding disease resistance protein RUN1-like isoform X3 — encoded protein: MIGLLVKRVLSEVSNTPENVGDYTVGLESRVDDLINLVDVKSTSDVQILGLHGMGGIGKTTLAKAFYNKIVADFEYRVFISNVRERSSDRDGLLNLQKTLIKGLLRSLPEIEDVNRGRDKIRESVYEKKILVVLDDVDKRDQVDALIGERSWYSEGTLIVITTRDEEILNSLSERQKYEVRCLNEEQALKLFSYHSLRKEKPTESLLELSKKIVKISGLLPLALEVFGSLLYDKKEAKEWQTQLEKLKNTQPGNLQDVLKLSFDSLDDEEKNVFLDIACLFLKMQIKKEEIVDVLNGCGFNAEAALSVLRQKSLVKFLSDENLWMHDQIRDMGRQLDLKETPGDTRMRSRLWDRAEIMTVLNNMKGTSSIQGIVLDFKKKLATDPSAVALGNLHDNPGIRTVFSYLKNKFVGFPAEEKPKSSENTIPVEPFVPMTKLRLLQINHVELAGNLERLPSELKWIQWRGCPLKEVPLNLLARQLAVLDLAESAIRRIQSLHIEGVDGNLKVVNLRGCHSLEAVPDLSNHKSLEKLVFERCMRLVEVPSSVGNLRTLLHLDFRNCPNLTEFLVDVSGLKSLEKLYLSGCSNLSVLPENIGLMPCLKELFLDATAVKKLPDSIFRLENLQKLSLKSCRSIQELPMCIGTLTSLEELDLSSTSLQSLPSSIGDLKNLQKLSLMHCASLPKIPDTIKELKSLKKLFIYGSAVEELPLSLGSLPCLTDFSAGECKLLKHVPSSIGGLNSLLELELDWTPIETLPAEIGDLHFIQKLGLRNCKSLKALPESIGNMDTLHSLFLTGANIEKLPETFGKLENLVSLQMDNCKMIKRLPESFGDLKSLHGLYMKETSVVELPESFGNLSNLRVLKILKKPLFRSSPGTSEEPSFVEVPNSFSNLLSLEEIDARGWGIWGKVPDDLGKLSSLKKLELENNYFHSLPSSLEGLWNLKLFTLYDCQELKCLPPLPWKLEKLNLANCFALESIADLSKLEILEELNLTNCGKVDDVPGLEHLKALKRLYMSGCNSRFSVAVKKRLSKASLKMMRNLSLPGNRIPDWFSQGPLTFSPQPNRELRGVILAVVVALNQDCIDDYQLPDVMEVQAQILELDSPLYTHTLHLSGVPRTSDDQLHICRYPTLHPMVWTFRDGYTIQVVKREPPIKQGVELKMHGIHLVYEGDDDFKGEEHVLNETQLTVSQKLANFFRSFDEGEASSESESA
- the LOC106367550 gene encoding disease resistance protein RUN1-like isoform X1, which translates into the protein METEVITKPHRLKFDVFLSFRGEDTRHTITERVYDALHRKEKVRVFRDDEGMQRGDEINPSLVAAMEDSAASVVVLSPRYADSHWCLDELATLCDLRASLRRPMIPIFYEVDPSHVRKQNDHFAKDFEVHAKRFKEDKIQRWRKAMTLVGNLSGFVCKEDSVDDEMIGLLVKRVLSEVSNTPENVGDYTVGLESRVDDLINLVDVKSTSDVQILGLHGMGGIGKTTLAKAFYNKIVADFEYRVFISNVRERSSDRDGLLNLQKTLIKGLLRSLPEIEDVNRGRDKIRESVYEKKILVVLDDVDKRDQVDALIGERSWYSEGTLIVITTRDEEILNSLSERQKYEVRCLNEEQALKLFSYHSLRKEKPTESLLELSKKIVKISGLLPLALEVFGSLLYDKKEAKEWQTQLEKLKNTQPGNLQDVLKLSFDSLDDEEKNVFLDIACLFLKMQIKKEEIVDVLNGCGFNAEAALSVLRQKSLVKFLSDENLWMHDQIRDMGRQLDLKETPGDTRMRSRLWDRAEIMTVLNNMKGTSSIQGIVLDFKKKLATDPSAVALGNLHDNPGIRTVFSYLKNKFVGFPAEEKPKSSENTIPVEPFVPMTKLRLLQINHVELAGNLERLPSELKWIQWRGCPLKEVPLNLLARQLAVLDLAESAIRRIQSLHIEGVDGNLKVVNLRGCHSLEAVPDLSNHKSLEKLVFERCMRLVEVPSSVGNLRTLLHLDFRNCPNLTEFLVDVSGLKSLEKLYLSGCSNLSVLPENIGLMPCLKELFLDATAVKKLPDSIFRLENLQKLSLKSCRSIQELPMCIGTLTSLEELDLSSTSLQSLPSSIGDLKNLQKLSLMHCASLPKIPDTIKELKSLKKLFIYGSAVEELPLSLGSLPCLTDFSAGECKLLKHVPSSIGGLNSLLELELDWTPIETLPAEIGDLHFIQKLGLRNCKSLKALPESIGNMDTLHSLFLTGANIEKLPETFGKLENLVSLQMDNCKMIKRLPESFGDLKSLHGLYMKETSVVELPESFGNLSNLRVLKILKKPLFRSSPGTSEEPSFVEVPNSFSNLLSLEEIDARGWGIWGKVPDDLGKLSSLKKLELENNYFHSLPSSLEGLWNLKLFTLYDCQELKCLPPLPWKLEKLNLANCFALESIADLSKLEILEELNLTNCGKVDDVPGLEHLKALKRLYMSGCNSRFSVAVKKRLSKASLKMMRNLSLPGNRIPDWFSQGPLTFSPQPNRELRGVILAVVVALNQDCIDDYQLPDVMEVQAQILELDSPLYTHTLHLSGVPRTSDDQLHICRYPTLHPMVWTFRDGYTIQVVKREPPIKQGVELKMHGIHLVYEGDDDFKGEEHVLNETQLTVSQKLANFFRSFDEGEASSESESA